One genomic region from Desulfobaccales bacterium encodes:
- a CDS encoding phosphodiester glycosidase family protein — MTARVFALVVVGWLWVVAVLPAGAAGLTHTPLIWRTIGRGLTFTQVQVLGDGEVVTELAVVKIDPASNAFRVFYGKPQAITAWQGQLQAPIVFNGSYYKSDGKPCGLVISDGKPLGPTRNREMRGMFVAEPKGMSPDLPRATILDLLTTPVDPKKLPWTQGVQSFPLLLDYKGKIRIKDSEKKANRTVIATDRNGNILVFNTSNRFFSLHQFAEFLKGSEFNIDSALNLDGGTEAQLYIKTKDFECFSPPSWENSIGNLIDEQKFWLPAVIGVFPRQE; from the coding sequence TTGACCGCCAGGGTTTTTGCTCTTGTTGTGGTAGGTTGGTTGTGGGTGGTGGCAGTCCTGCCGGCAGGGGCGGCGGGTCTAACGCACACTCCTCTCATATGGCGGACCATCGGCCGGGGGCTAACCTTTACCCAGGTGCAGGTCCTGGGGGATGGCGAGGTGGTGACCGAGCTGGCGGTGGTGAAGATTGATCCCGCCTCCAATGCCTTCCGGGTTTTTTACGGGAAACCTCAGGCCATTACCGCCTGGCAGGGGCAACTTCAGGCCCCCATCGTATTCAACGGCAGTTATTATAAGAGCGATGGCAAGCCCTGTGGCCTGGTGATTTCGGACGGCAAACCCCTCGGCCCCACGCGGAACCGGGAGATGCGGGGGATGTTCGTGGCGGAACCCAAGGGCATGTCACCCGACCTGCCCCGGGCCACCATCCTGGACCTCCTCACCACTCCCGTTGACCCGAAAAAATTACCCTGGACTCAAGGTGTACAATCTTTCCCGTTATTGCTGGACTATAAGGGCAAGATCAGGATAAAAGATAGCGAGAAAAAGGCTAACCGCACAGTGATTGCCACGGACCGCAACGGCAATATCCTGGTGTTCAACACCTCCAATAGATTTTTTTCCTTGCATCAGTTTGCCGAGTTCCTCAAAGGCAGCGAGTTCAACATCGATTCCGCTTTGAACCTGGATGGCGGCACGGAAGCGCAACTCTATATCAAAACCAAAGACTTCGAATGTTTTTCTCCGCCGTCCTGGGAGAATTCTATCGGCAATCTTATCGATGAGCAGAAGTTTTGGTTGCCCGCCGTCATAGGGGTGTTTCCGCGCCAGGAATAA
- a CDS encoding sigma-54 dependent transcriptional regulator: MFDFSGVLGTSPRIREIFQLLEMVAPSEATVLLLGETGTGKELVAQAIHRNSVRAAGPFVAVNCAALPEALLESELFGHERGSFTGATNRRDGRFVMAHQGTLFLDEVGELTLPIQAKILRVLQAREFDPLGSTRTVKVDVRIIAATNRDLEKMVREGRFREDLFYRLNVFPVVLPPLRERQEDLPALAEFFLKKFGEKNRREGIALAPEVLEAFRRYPWPGNIRELENVMERAVIVCQGNTISVENLPPAFKQRSGFSDAGEEKELEDLEYERKLISRTLERVAGQRRQAAEILGISMDELNFKIRSYGLEGRE; encoded by the coding sequence GTGTTTGATTTTTCAGGGGTTTTAGGCACGTCGCCGCGCATCCGGGAGATTTTTCAACTCCTGGAAATGGTAGCCCCTTCGGAAGCCACGGTGCTGCTTTTGGGCGAAACCGGCACCGGCAAGGAGTTGGTGGCCCAGGCCATCCACCGGAACAGCGTGCGTGCGGCCGGCCCCTTTGTGGCGGTCAATTGCGCCGCCTTGCCTGAGGCTTTGCTGGAAAGCGAACTTTTCGGGCATGAACGGGGGTCCTTCACCGGGGCGACCAACCGCAGAGACGGGCGCTTTGTGATGGCCCACCAAGGCACGCTGTTTCTGGATGAAGTCGGCGAACTCACCCTGCCCATTCAAGCCAAGATCCTGAGGGTCTTGCAGGCTCGGGAGTTCGATCCCCTGGGGAGCACCCGTACCGTCAAGGTGGACGTGCGCATCATCGCGGCCACCAACCGGGACCTGGAAAAAATGGTACGGGAGGGCCGGTTTCGGGAGGATCTCTTTTATCGCCTCAATGTTTTTCCCGTGGTGTTACCGCCGCTCCGGGAGCGCCAGGAGGACCTGCCGGCGCTGGCGGAGTTCTTCCTCAAGAAGTTCGGCGAGAAGAACCGGCGGGAGGGTATTGCGTTAGCGCCAGAAGTGCTGGAGGCCTTTCGGCGCTATCCCTGGCCGGGCAATATCCGGGAGTTGGAAAATGTCATGGAACGGGCGGTAATTGTCTGCCAAGGCAATACCATCTCCGTGGAGAATCTGCCCCCGGCTTTTAAGCAACGGAGCGGGTTTTCGGACGCCGGCGAAGAGAAGGAACTAGAGGATCTTGAATATGAACGGAAATTGATCAGCCGGACCCTGGAGCGGGTGGCCGGCCAGCGCCGGCAGGCGGCAGAAATTCTGGGCATCTCCATGGATGAACTGAATTTCAAGATTCGGTCCTACGGGCTGGAGGGAAGAGAGTGA
- a CDS encoding DUF1614 domain-containing protein encodes MIFPPLIFLLMVGFFVVALIMLPFLMVGLIGEAFLRLGISPSLIFWLLIFTLVGSLINIPIYRFETRDLMGEQVISYFGMRFRVPRPEKTHATILAVNVGGALIPLALSLYLISNIDFGIALPILLVVVTLVVNRLARPVRGMGIGVPGLAPPLVAALGAYLLCPPDLRAPCAYIASTMGILIGADLMNLRNIGQLGAPVASIGGAGTFDAIFLSGIIAVLLS; translated from the coding sequence ATGATCTTTCCACCGTTAATCTTTCTCCTGATGGTCGGCTTTTTCGTGGTGGCTCTGATCATGCTCCCCTTCCTGATGGTGGGCTTGATCGGTGAGGCCTTCCTGCGGCTGGGGATTTCACCCAGCCTCATATTCTGGCTCCTCATCTTCACCCTGGTGGGCAGCCTGATAAACATCCCCATTTACCGATTTGAGACCCGGGATCTCATGGGGGAGCAGGTGATTTCCTATTTCGGTATGCGGTTTCGGGTGCCCCGGCCGGAGAAGACCCACGCGACCATTCTGGCGGTGAACGTGGGTGGGGCCTTGATTCCTCTGGCCTTATCGTTGTATCTTATCTCTAACATAGATTTTGGCATTGCCCTGCCGATTCTGTTGGTGGTGGTGACCCTGGTGGTGAATCGCCTGGCGCGTCCGGTGCGCGGTATGGGCATCGGCGTGCCGGGCCTGGCGCCCCCCCTGGTGGCGGCTCTGGGAGCCTACCTCTTGTGCCCTCCGGATCTGAGGGCTCCTTGCGCCTATATTGCCAGCACTATGGGTATCTTGATCGGGGCGGATCTCATGAACCTGAGAAATATCGGGCAACTGGGGGCACCGGTAGCCTCCATCGGCGGGGCCGGCACCTTTGACGCTATCTTTCTCAGCGGGATTATTGCGGTGCTGCTGTCCTGA
- a CDS encoding folylpolyglutamate synthase/dihydrofolate synthase family protein, with the protein MTAFTDLAQATAWVFDLQKFGIKFGLSSTLSLLARLKLPYQEGRYIHIAGTNGKGSVAAMLSAILSRAGYPVGLFTSPHLVSFNERFRLKDQEVSADRLLALINEVRAAVDIAEPPTFFEFATAMAFLYFLKSGAGPIILETGMGGRLDATNIVQPLVTVITNISRDHEDHLGEGLLAIAGEKAGIIKPGAPLVTMARQKQVVTLFRHRCQEVGAPFYQGGVDFRSRGKSKGAFDYFGLEQQIAGLTLNLKGRHQYGNAALALAVVELLDKAGFPVSEAAIREGLLAARWPGRLEQLPQDPRIWLDGAHNPAAALTLAQNLKQTRGNGRLIMVMGVMADKDVDTILARLLPLAQTVIFTQPQYFRAATTRDLAKRAQPYGLEIMQVPQVAAAVRQAQSLAGPEDRIVVTGSLYTVGEAKEYFSNQ; encoded by the coding sequence ATGACGGCGTTTACCGATTTGGCCCAGGCTACGGCCTGGGTCTTTGATTTGCAGAAGTTTGGGATCAAGTTCGGCCTGTCCTCCACCTTAAGTCTCCTGGCTCGCTTGAAACTCCCCTACCAGGAGGGCCGCTACATCCACATTGCCGGCACCAACGGCAAGGGGTCGGTGGCGGCCATGCTCAGCGCCATCCTTTCTCGGGCCGGATATCCCGTGGGCCTGTTCACTTCGCCGCACCTGGTGAGCTTTAACGAGCGCTTCCGCCTTAAAGACCAGGAGGTGTCGGCGGACCGTTTGCTGGCCTTGATCAACGAAGTGCGGGCCGCGGTGGACATTGCTGAACCCCCCACATTCTTTGAGTTCGCTACGGCCATGGCCTTTCTCTATTTCCTTAAGTCCGGCGCCGGACCCATTATTCTGGAAACCGGCATGGGGGGCCGCCTGGATGCCACCAATATCGTGCAGCCGCTGGTAACGGTGATCACTAACATCTCCCGGGACCACGAGGACCACCTGGGGGAGGGGCTGTTGGCCATTGCCGGGGAAAAGGCGGGGATTATCAAGCCCGGGGCGCCGTTGGTCACCATGGCCCGGCAAAAGCAGGTGGTTACTTTGTTTCGCCACCGTTGCCAGGAAGTGGGCGCCCCCTTCTACCAGGGTGGGGTTGATTTCAGGTCCAGGGGGAAATCCAAGGGGGCGTTCGATTATTTTGGCCTGGAACAGCAGATTGCCGGTCTGACCCTCAACCTGAAGGGCCGGCACCAGTACGGCAATGCCGCTCTGGCCCTGGCCGTGGTGGAATTGCTTGACAAGGCTGGGTTTCCCGTGTCCGAGGCGGCCATCCGAGAGGGTCTCTTGGCAGCCCGCTGGCCGGGCCGCCTGGAACAACTTCCCCAGGACCCCCGTATCTGGTTGGACGGGGCCCACAATCCCGCCGCCGCCCTGACCCTGGCTCAGAATCTAAAACAGACTCGGGGAAACGGCCGCCTCATCATGGTGATGGGCGTCATGGCCGACAAAGACGTGGATACGATTTTGGCCCGGCTTTTGCCTCTGGCCCAGACGGTGATCTTTACCCAACCGCAATACTTCCGGGCCGCCACCACCAGGGACCTGGCCAAGCGAGCCCAACCCTACGGGCTGGAAATTATGCAGGTGCCCCAGGTCGCTGCGGCGGTCCGCCAGGCCCAGTCCCTGGCCGGTCCCGAGGATCGCATCGTGGTTACCGGCTCTTTGTATACGGTTGGGGAGGCGAAGGAGTATTTCAGTAATCAGTAA
- a CDS encoding carbohydrate kinase family protein codes for MHIFVSGSLAYDRIMDFPGRFVDHILPEKIHILNVCFMVNGLTERFGGTAGNIAYNLALLQESPYILATAGRDFGPYREWLEQLGLPLTGIKEIPQEFTAGAYITTDLSDNQITGFNPGAMKYTSEYGFEGLNPAAALAIVAPGSLEDMLAYTRFYKERGVRFIFDPGQSIPAWGGDDLREMAEGSQALIVNDYELEMFRQKTGLDVAGLLTLTPHLITTRGEKGSLLQTDGGSEEVPAVPARQVLDPTGAGDAYRAGLLKGLAQGCDWGDAARMGAVLASFSVEQQGTQEHRLEIQEFWDRYAETFGAPPAAAM; via the coding sequence ATGCACATCTTTGTTTCCGGGTCTTTGGCGTACGATCGGATCATGGATTTTCCCGGCCGGTTTGTGGATCACATTCTGCCGGAGAAGATTCACATCCTCAATGTTTGTTTCATGGTCAACGGCTTGACGGAACGCTTCGGCGGCACCGCGGGCAACATCGCCTACAATCTGGCTTTGTTGCAGGAAAGCCCTTATATTTTGGCCACCGCGGGCCGCGATTTCGGCCCGTACCGAGAGTGGCTGGAGCAGTTGGGGTTGCCGCTCACGGGTATCAAGGAGATTCCCCAGGAGTTCACCGCCGGGGCTTACATCACCACGGATTTGTCCGACAACCAGATTACCGGGTTCAATCCCGGGGCCATGAAGTATACGTCGGAGTATGGTTTTGAGGGGTTAAACCCTGCGGCCGCCCTGGCCATCGTGGCGCCGGGCAGTCTGGAGGACATGCTGGCTTATACCCGGTTTTACAAGGAACGAGGCGTGCGTTTCATCTTTGATCCGGGCCAGAGCATCCCGGCCTGGGGCGGCGACGACCTGAGGGAGATGGCCGAAGGCAGCCAGGCCCTCATCGTCAACGACTACGAATTGGAGATGTTCCGGCAAAAAACCGGACTGGATGTCGCAGGCCTGCTGACCCTTACTCCCCATTTGATTACGACGCGGGGGGAGAAGGGCTCTTTGTTGCAGACAGACGGCGGAAGCGAAGAAGTCCCGGCGGTGCCGGCCAGACAGGTGCTGGACCCCACCGGCGCCGGGGACGCATACCGGGCCGGTCTGCTCAAGGGCCTGGCGCAGGGCTGCGACTGGGGTGACGCCGCCCGCATGGGCGCGGTGCTGGCCAGCTTTTCCGTGGAACAGCAGGGCACCCAGGAGCACCGCTTGGAAATTCAAGAGTTCTGGGACCGTTATGCCGAGACCTTCGGGGCACCGCCTGCGGCGGCGATGTAG
- a CDS encoding DUF3604 domain-containing protein, protein MGTRAVLSVILSFVLAISLAANPVFADKNPLKEAYFGETHVHTGWSFDAYLFGNNLTGPEDAYKYALGEPIKHPMGYTIRLKHPLDWVAVTDHSEYAGTVRLANEPGSAISKLPIAEKLKVSNQADIQRIFAWLGDSLAKNQPVKELVDPQVAGAVWKENVAFADRFYRPGKFTTFPAYEWTSTPNNCNLHRNILFKDSKKVPEVPFSSLDSRHPEDLWQWMDGQRQAGHELLAISHNGNLSDGLMFPTEVDSRGRPLDAAWAEARMRNEPLSEVKQIKGQSETHPLLSPNDEFANFEVLDYLLFVTQKRPIQVHGSYIREGLENGMAMQDRRGYNPYKVGFVGGSDSHDTGSPYRQKNFFGAHGAIDGGLKERMSGVNMVGLDILQENPAGLTGVWAEENTREAIFAALQRRETYGTSGPRHKLRFFGGWEFSGLKLPGGFESKKWVQTGYEKGVPMGSDLPAPMAKAPTFIVWAVKDPDSGNLDRIQIIKGWTKNGQTFEKIYDVAWSGKRQIDSQTGKLPPVGNTVNISTATYQNTIGATELKAVWTDPDFAPALEAFYYARVLEIPTPRWSTIEARKLGMAPPTTAKTMEVEHPVPSTVQERAWSSPIWYSPPDERRESAKKGLTR, encoded by the coding sequence TTGGGGACCAGAGCAGTCCTATCAGTAATTCTGTCATTCGTCCTGGCAATCTCCCTGGCAGCCAATCCGGTCTTCGCCGATAAGAACCCCCTCAAGGAGGCTTATTTCGGCGAAACCCACGTGCACACCGGCTGGTCCTTTGATGCTTACCTCTTTGGCAACAATCTTACCGGACCGGAAGATGCTTATAAGTATGCGCTGGGTGAGCCTATCAAGCACCCCATGGGGTATACCATCCGACTTAAACACCCGCTTGACTGGGTGGCGGTGACCGACCATTCGGAATACGCGGGTACGGTCCGGCTGGCCAATGAACCCGGGTCGGCGATCAGCAAGCTGCCTATCGCGGAGAAGCTCAAGGTCAGCAACCAGGCCGATATTCAGAGAATTTTCGCGTGGCTCGGCGATTCGCTGGCCAAAAACCAGCCGGTCAAGGAGTTGGTTGACCCTCAGGTGGCGGGCGCCGTCTGGAAAGAAAACGTGGCCTTTGCCGACCGGTTTTACCGGCCCGGCAAGTTCACGACCTTCCCCGCCTACGAGTGGACCTCCACCCCGAACAACTGCAATTTGCACCGCAATATCCTGTTCAAAGACTCCAAGAAGGTGCCGGAGGTGCCCTTCAGCTCTTTGGATTCCCGGCATCCCGAAGACCTGTGGCAATGGATGGACGGCCAGCGCCAGGCAGGCCATGAACTGTTGGCGATTTCACACAACGGCAATCTGAGCGATGGCCTGATGTTCCCCACGGAAGTGGACAGCCGGGGCCGGCCCTTGGACGCGGCCTGGGCCGAAGCCCGGATGCGCAATGAACCGCTCTCGGAGGTTAAGCAGATCAAGGGCCAGTCGGAAACGCACCCTCTGCTTTCACCCAATGACGAGTTTGCCAATTTCGAGGTTTTGGATTATTTGCTTTTTGTGACGCAGAAGCGGCCCATACAGGTCCACGGCAGCTACATCCGGGAAGGTCTGGAGAACGGTATGGCGATGCAGGACCGCCGCGGCTATAACCCCTACAAGGTCGGCTTCGTAGGCGGGTCCGATTCTCATGACACGGGGTCGCCGTACCGGCAAAAGAACTTTTTCGGCGCCCATGGAGCCATCGATGGGGGGCTCAAGGAGCGGATGTCAGGCGTCAACATGGTCGGCCTGGATATTTTGCAAGAAAACCCCGCCGGACTCACCGGGGTGTGGGCGGAAGAAAACACCCGGGAAGCCATCTTTGCTGCCCTGCAGCGCCGGGAGACCTACGGCACCAGCGGACCCCGCCATAAACTACGCTTCTTTGGAGGCTGGGAGTTTTCCGGACTGAAACTGCCAGGGGGCTTTGAGTCCAAGAAATGGGTGCAGACCGGTTATGAAAAAGGTGTCCCCATGGGCAGCGACCTGCCGGCGCCCATGGCCAAAGCCCCAACCTTCATTGTCTGGGCGGTGAAAGACCCCGATAGCGGCAATCTCGACCGTATCCAAATCATCAAGGGTTGGACCAAGAACGGCCAGACCTTCGAGAAGATCTATGACGTCGCCTGGTCCGGCAAACGACAGATCGATTCACAAACGGGCAAACTGCCACCGGTGGGCAACACCGTGAATATTTCCACCGCTACTTACCAGAACACCATCGGGGCCACCGAACTCAAGGCGGTGTGGACCGACCCGGACTTCGCTCCTGCCCTGGAGGCGTTTTACTACGCCAGGGTGCTGGAAATCCCCACTCCCCGCTGGAGCACCATTGAGGCGAGGAAATTGGGGATGGCACCGCCCACCACCGCCAAAACTATGGAAGTCGAGCACCCTGTGCCCTCGACCGTACAGGAGCGGGCCTGGAGTTCGCCCATCTGGTACTCGCCTCCCGATGAAAGGCGAGAGAGTGCCAAGAAGGGCCTGACCCGT